The Listeria welshimeri serovar 6b str. SLCC5334 genome has a window encoding:
- a CDS encoding DUF4064 domain-containing protein, with amino-acid sequence MKVEGLLGFLGAAMGIGFSLMVLVIPDISQALEEESFFFYMLTIGSLVLSGVGLAGSFIVSHKPRLGGAMMVAAAIGCTMSISIMFLLPIVLLAVGGLIALINYEEAASVEE; translated from the coding sequence CTTGGATTTTTAGGGGCTGCAATGGGTATTGGATTTAGTTTGATGGTTCTTGTTATTCCTGATATTTCACAAGCTTTAGAAGAGGAATCATTTTTCTTCTATATGTTAACGATTGGTTCGCTTGTGCTTTCAGGTGTGGGACTTGCGGGATCATTTATTGTTTCACATAAACCGCGTCTTGGTGGAGCAATGATGGTTGCAGCTGCAATTGGTTGTACTATGTCGATTTCTATCATGTTTTTACTGCCAATCGTTTTACTAGCTGTTGGCGGATTAATTGCACTAATCAATTATGAAGAAGCTGCTTCAGTAGAAGAATAA